A genomic segment from Motilibacter aurantiacus encodes:
- a CDS encoding glycosyltransferase: MSAQRPPVSVVVTAAGPVAELLSSLKPSLRLQDEVLVVAGAPVGPLAGARAVRAPAGASLAELRALGLAAARGEVVLLVDGDCIAPPHAVDQLAAALVDGVAAVGPRTDLAAGRQQLVPPVASVQSRSSLRAFAREQSRQLRGEHWAAEELADLVLAARASDLARVDDLGAGLGARLAAVEDGRLAVAAESWWSHRDAAGTCSLRPAQRPLVSGCMIVKDEEDVLAASISALQGFCDEVVVYDTGSTDRTVEIARAAGARVVPGYWNDHFADARNRALLHCLGQWAFFVDADEVASGSPQGFRRLMRDIPGHVGSCVIRLENEVVGVGAGSQMRSRRIVRTQLGWWAGRLHEQLMGRDGDVPLEEDISEVRLVHSGYLPNRMTERDKYKRNADLARLAVEDGALAGDPGEALANLARSLCSAGEGDGALDAAERMLATGGTPVNERQACLVGVMVTIGRRDYDAARVWIERLRQRSIAGLSVRAYEAEITLRQGDAERALEMLASMPDVVEDEVGLRRTRDSWLGLEVDAALASGRVQRGVERVLEVTAREPVAIKLPVLLRLFAEAGTPIDRYLELVAADDVLPLLGQALSLRDEDADELFERAYAVWPQSRAVLAAALQVAGRRTVLRALEWSARARGLGITAGCPLLAIAEDPGRPARERVLAAAVALESFRDDRALPLFLAAADAVPDAEADTVTSELTLLAPRVVGELLV; this comes from the coding sequence ATGAGCGCCCAGCGCCCTCCCGTCTCCGTCGTCGTGACGGCGGCCGGCCCGGTTGCCGAGCTGCTGTCCTCCCTGAAGCCCTCCCTGCGGCTGCAGGACGAGGTGCTCGTGGTCGCCGGCGCGCCGGTCGGGCCGCTCGCCGGTGCCCGGGCGGTCCGGGCGCCGGCGGGCGCCTCGCTCGCCGAGCTGCGCGCGCTCGGCCTCGCCGCTGCGCGCGGCGAGGTGGTCCTGCTCGTCGACGGCGACTGCATCGCGCCCCCGCACGCGGTGGACCAGCTGGCCGCCGCGCTCGTCGACGGGGTCGCCGCGGTCGGCCCGCGTACCGACCTCGCGGCCGGGCGCCAGCAGCTCGTGCCGCCGGTCGCGTCGGTCCAGAGCCGCAGCAGCCTCCGGGCGTTCGCTCGGGAGCAGTCCCGGCAGCTGCGCGGCGAGCACTGGGCCGCGGAGGAGCTCGCGGACCTGGTGCTCGCGGCGCGGGCCTCCGACCTCGCGCGGGTCGACGACCTCGGCGCCGGCCTCGGCGCCCGCCTGGCGGCCGTCGAGGACGGCCGCCTGGCCGTGGCGGCGGAGAGCTGGTGGTCCCACCGGGACGCGGCCGGGACGTGCTCGCTGCGCCCGGCGCAGCGCCCCCTGGTCTCGGGCTGCATGATCGTCAAGGACGAGGAGGACGTCCTCGCCGCGAGCATCTCCGCGCTGCAGGGGTTCTGCGACGAGGTCGTCGTCTACGACACCGGCTCCACCGACCGCACCGTGGAGATCGCGCGCGCCGCCGGTGCCCGGGTGGTGCCGGGGTACTGGAACGACCACTTCGCCGACGCCAGGAACCGGGCCCTGCTGCACTGCCTGGGGCAGTGGGCCTTCTTCGTCGACGCCGACGAGGTGGCCAGCGGGAGCCCGCAGGGCTTCCGGCGCCTGATGCGCGACATCCCCGGCCACGTGGGGTCGTGCGTGATCCGGCTGGAGAACGAGGTGGTCGGAGTGGGCGCCGGCAGCCAGATGCGGTCCCGCCGGATCGTGCGCACGCAGCTGGGCTGGTGGGCCGGGAGGCTCCACGAGCAGCTCATGGGCCGCGACGGCGACGTCCCCCTCGAGGAGGACATCAGCGAGGTGCGGCTCGTCCACTCCGGGTACCTGCCGAACCGCATGACCGAGCGGGACAAGTACAAGCGCAACGCGGACCTGGCCCGGCTCGCCGTCGAGGACGGGGCGCTGGCCGGTGACCCCGGTGAGGCCCTGGCCAACCTGGCCCGCTCACTGTGCTCGGCCGGCGAGGGGGACGGCGCGCTGGACGCGGCGGAGCGGATGCTCGCCACCGGCGGTACCCCGGTCAACGAGCGCCAGGCGTGCCTGGTCGGCGTGATGGTCACCATCGGACGGCGTGACTACGACGCGGCCCGGGTGTGGATCGAGCGGCTGCGCCAGCGCAGCATCGCAGGGCTGTCCGTGAGGGCGTACGAGGCCGAGATCACGCTCCGGCAGGGCGACGCCGAGCGCGCGCTCGAGATGCTGGCGTCGATGCCGGACGTCGTCGAGGACGAGGTCGGGCTCCGCCGTACCCGGGACTCCTGGCTGGGGCTGGAGGTCGACGCGGCCCTGGCCTCCGGACGGGTGCAGCGGGGCGTCGAGCGCGTGCTCGAGGTCACGGCCCGCGAGCCCGTCGCGATCAAGCTGCCCGTCCTGCTGCGGCTCTTCGCGGAGGCCGGGACGCCGATCGACCGCTACCTGGAGCTCGTCGCCGCCGACGACGTCCTGCCTCTGCTCGGGCAGGCGCTGTCGCTGCGCGACGAGGACGCCGACGAGCTGTTCGAGCGGGCGTACGCGGTGTGGCCGCAGTCGCGTGCCGTGCTCGCCGCGGCCCTGCAGGTGGCGGGGCGGCGTACCGTCCTGCGGGCGTTGGAGTGGTCCGCGCGAGCCCGCGGGCTCGGGATCACCGCCGGCTGCCCGCTGCTCGCCATCGCCGAGGACCCGGGCCGGCCGGCCCGTGAGCGGGTGCTGGCCGCCGCCGTCGCGCTGGAGTCCTTCCGGGACGACCGGGCGCTGCCGCTGTTCCTCGCCGCGGCTGACGCCGTCCCCGACGCAGAGGCGGACACGGTCACGTCCGAGCTGACCCTGCTTGCGCCGCGCGTCGTCGGCGAGCTGCTGGTCTGA
- a CDS encoding CDP-glycerol glycerophosphotransferase family protein, protein MTPADAASPLRHAVVVEIEDLALPQVQVVVSAAVQVFTANDPVEVVLTLQGVDEPTQAHAEAVQQICTAAVADLRALPEVLLVGQAEAEAVEALRRVPAGRDEAENARSIALLTLLARELWDATDATAEAPSEQAAEPATDAVHAGHLMVLMAQRDRARVEAAISRRDVLLARDLTAGRRKPHVVLLVQQRQTWSSVSALCAELAAHPDLDFTLTAIDTVADGTGASTAQFLREQGYDPRDGSWLASFLDDVDVLVVDNPYDEFRPAELSATVLAERGVRLVSVPYGNNAIDGALMTKLLWDLPLQRFAWRAYLPSREQARLYAAHCAAGDAPVRVLGSPKLDVSLRSTPRSWGRELRARAKGRRVVLWNPHFRMEEGGWSTFHLYLQPMLQRFLQRSDLMLIIRPHFRLFADLALLEGGPSRVEQTLRRVADENEHIVLDLTADYTEALAAADAMMSDLSSLATVFMPTGKPLLYLRREDGPGTNAEGAYFEAMYQARSWADVEEFLELVRRGKDPQEAERAAAVHRHFPFADGRASERIVADIVDSLRAELFLEDDAVGAGLLQAAGLRGDR, encoded by the coding sequence GTGACCCCAGCCGACGCGGCCAGCCCGCTCCGCCACGCAGTCGTCGTCGAGATCGAGGACCTGGCCCTCCCGCAGGTGCAGGTCGTCGTCTCCGCGGCCGTCCAGGTCTTCACCGCGAACGACCCGGTCGAGGTCGTCCTGACGCTGCAGGGCGTCGACGAGCCCACCCAGGCCCACGCCGAGGCCGTGCAGCAGATCTGCACCGCAGCCGTGGCCGACCTCCGCGCCCTGCCCGAGGTGCTGCTCGTGGGGCAGGCGGAGGCAGAGGCCGTCGAGGCGCTGCGCCGCGTGCCCGCCGGCCGTGACGAGGCCGAGAACGCCCGCTCCATCGCGCTGCTGACACTGCTGGCGCGCGAGCTGTGGGACGCCACCGACGCGACCGCGGAGGCGCCGTCCGAGCAGGCCGCGGAACCGGCGACCGACGCAGTCCACGCCGGCCACCTCATGGTCCTCATGGCCCAGCGCGACCGCGCCCGGGTCGAGGCGGCGATCAGCCGCCGGGACGTGCTCCTCGCCCGCGACCTGACCGCCGGGCGCCGCAAGCCGCACGTCGTGCTGCTCGTCCAGCAGCGCCAGACGTGGAGCTCGGTCTCCGCGCTCTGCGCCGAGCTGGCCGCCCACCCCGACCTCGACTTCACGCTGACCGCGATCGACACCGTCGCCGACGGCACCGGCGCCAGCACCGCGCAGTTCCTGCGGGAGCAGGGCTACGACCCGCGCGACGGCTCCTGGCTCGCGAGCTTCCTCGACGACGTCGACGTCCTCGTGGTGGACAACCCCTACGACGAGTTCCGCCCCGCCGAGCTCAGCGCGACCGTGCTCGCGGAGCGGGGGGTCCGCCTGGTGTCCGTCCCCTACGGCAACAACGCGATCGACGGCGCGCTCATGACCAAGCTGCTGTGGGACCTCCCGCTGCAGCGCTTCGCCTGGCGGGCCTACCTGCCGTCGCGGGAGCAGGCCAGGCTGTACGCCGCCCACTGCGCCGCCGGGGACGCCCCGGTCCGAGTGCTCGGCTCGCCCAAGCTGGACGTCAGCCTGCGCTCCACCCCCCGGTCCTGGGGCCGGGAGCTGCGCGCTCGCGCCAAGGGACGCCGCGTGGTGCTCTGGAACCCGCACTTCCGCATGGAGGAGGGCGGCTGGTCGACCTTCCACCTCTACCTGCAGCCGATGCTGCAGCGCTTCCTGCAGCGGTCGGACCTCATGCTGATCATCCGGCCGCACTTCCGGCTCTTCGCCGACCTGGCCCTGCTCGAGGGCGGCCCCTCCCGGGTGGAGCAGACGCTGCGCCGCGTTGCGGACGAGAACGAGCACATCGTGCTCGACCTCACCGCCGACTACACCGAGGCGCTCGCGGCTGCCGACGCCATGATGAGCGACCTCAGCTCGCTCGCCACGGTCTTCATGCCCACCGGCAAGCCGCTGCTCTACCTGCGCCGGGAGGACGGGCCGGGCACCAACGCCGAGGGCGCGTACTTCGAGGCGATGTACCAGGCACGTTCCTGGGCCGACGTGGAGGAGTTCCTCGAGCTGGTCCGCCGGGGCAAGGACCCGCAGGAGGCCGAGCGCGCGGCGGCGGTCCACCGCCACTTCCCCTTCGCCGACGGGCGCGCCAGCGAGCGGATCGTCGCGGACATCGTCGACTCGCTGCGGGCCGAGCTCTTCCTCGAGGACGACGCCGTCGGCGCCGGGCTGCTGCAGGCCGCGGGCCTCCGGGGCGACCGGTGA
- a CDS encoding phosphocholine cytidylyltransferase family protein, producing the protein MVPAVPPSGLDVVVLAAGLGSRLGGSAPKPLTPLPGGETLLGRQLRLLEPLREQGCTFTLVVGHRHEEFRERFPWASFAQNERYGQTNTAKSLLVGLESTGADNGRGALWLNSDVVFSASFADTVISAVMSTTANLIGVKPGRTADEEVKYVLDAGGCVRELSKSVRGGQGEAIGVNLVSAATRARLVAELRRADDRDYFEAAVEASITRGERWLGLDLGDHFAVEVDFPQDLEAASAYVSAERTPVLTTR; encoded by the coding sequence ATGGTTCCCGCCGTCCCGCCTTCCGGCCTGGACGTGGTCGTCCTCGCCGCCGGCCTCGGCTCGCGGCTGGGCGGCTCGGCCCCCAAGCCGCTGACCCCGCTGCCCGGCGGGGAGACCCTCCTCGGCCGCCAGCTGCGCCTGCTCGAGCCGCTGCGCGAGCAGGGCTGCACGTTCACCCTCGTGGTCGGGCACCGGCACGAGGAGTTCCGCGAGCGCTTCCCGTGGGCGAGCTTCGCCCAGAACGAGCGCTACGGCCAGACCAACACCGCCAAGTCCCTGCTCGTCGGGCTGGAGAGCACGGGCGCCGACAACGGGCGAGGCGCGCTGTGGCTCAACAGCGACGTCGTCTTCTCCGCCTCCTTCGCCGACACGGTGATCTCGGCCGTCATGTCCACGACGGCCAACCTGATCGGGGTGAAGCCCGGCCGGACGGCGGACGAGGAGGTCAAGTACGTCCTCGACGCCGGCGGCTGCGTCCGCGAGCTGTCCAAGTCCGTCCGCGGGGGCCAGGGCGAGGCCATCGGGGTGAACCTGGTGAGCGCCGCCACCCGCGCCCGGCTCGTCGCCGAGCTGCGCCGGGCCGACGACCGGGACTACTTCGAGGCCGCTGTCGAGGCGAGCATCACCCGCGGCGAGCGCTGGCTCGGGCTCGACCTCGGGGACCACTTCGCGGTCGAGGTCGACTTCCCGCAGGACCTCGAGGCCGCCAGCGCGTACGTGTCGGCCGAGCGCACGCCGGTCTTGACGACCCGTTAA
- a CDS encoding sigma-70 family RNA polymerase sigma factor, with product MTATRHDARSSAGTALRSIRTEEQLCREHMPLVGYLVSELLGRLPAHVSRDELSSAGLAALAQAARSYDDDRGVPFARFASTRIRGALIDELRSYDWASRSVRTRARKRDAAEEELTRVLGRTPTQAEIAAHLGVPVQELGSVEDDVQRAVVLSLQGFGESGSLDDVVAVHEPAPDEVLLHREKVGYLYDAVDVLPERLRTVVVRYFFEERPMAEIAAELGVSESRVSQMRAEALALLKDGINSQVEPSMVAPAARPGGCAARRREAYFAEVAASGDFKARLSGRTPAYAAAAYAPANVA from the coding sequence ATGACCGCTACGCGCCACGACGCCCGCTCCTCGGCAGGCACGGCCCTCCGCTCGATCCGCACCGAGGAGCAGCTGTGCCGCGAGCACATGCCGCTCGTCGGGTACCTCGTCAGCGAGCTCCTCGGCCGGCTGCCGGCCCACGTGAGCCGTGACGAGCTCTCCTCCGCCGGGCTCGCCGCCCTCGCGCAGGCCGCCCGCTCGTACGACGACGACCGCGGGGTGCCGTTCGCCCGCTTCGCCTCGACCCGCATCCGGGGCGCCCTCATCGACGAGCTGCGCAGCTACGACTGGGCCAGCCGCTCGGTCCGCACCCGCGCCCGCAAGCGTGACGCGGCCGAGGAGGAGCTGACCCGGGTGCTGGGCCGGACGCCCACCCAGGCCGAGATCGCCGCCCACCTCGGCGTCCCCGTCCAGGAGCTCGGCTCGGTCGAGGACGACGTGCAGCGCGCGGTCGTGCTGAGCCTGCAGGGCTTCGGTGAGTCCGGCAGCCTCGACGACGTCGTCGCCGTGCACGAGCCGGCGCCGGACGAGGTGCTGCTGCACCGGGAGAAGGTCGGCTACCTGTACGACGCGGTCGACGTGCTGCCGGAGCGGCTGCGCACCGTCGTGGTCCGCTACTTCTTCGAGGAGCGGCCGATGGCGGAGATCGCGGCCGAGCTCGGCGTCAGCGAGTCCCGCGTCTCCCAGATGCGCGCCGAGGCGCTCGCGCTGCTCAAGGACGGCATCAACTCCCAGGTCGAGCCCTCGATGGTGGCCCCCGCCGCCCGCCCCGGTGGCTGCGCCGCCCGCCGGCGCGAGGCGTACTTCGCCGAGGTGGCCGCGAGCGGCGACTTCAAGGCCCGGCTGTCCGGCCGCACGCCCGCCTACGCCGCCGCGGCGTACGCGCCGGCCAACGTCGCCTGA
- the flgN gene encoding flagellar export chaperone FlgN translates to MSLAGVSSTLWRERELLELLLFKLEEEQLVLASGRTRWLSRATKEVEMVLEEVRRAELLRAVQVDAAGVELGLGSGPSLRELAEAADEPWKTLLLEHRQAFLTATAEIQAMAEANRDLLTSGFRAAREALLSLGDGAETYTASGAPAAAGRFSRLVDEAM, encoded by the coding sequence ATGAGCTTGGCAGGGGTCTCGAGCACCCTCTGGCGCGAGCGCGAGCTTCTCGAGCTCCTGCTCTTCAAGCTGGAGGAGGAGCAGCTCGTCCTGGCCTCCGGCCGCACGCGGTGGCTCTCGCGGGCCACCAAGGAGGTCGAGATGGTGCTCGAGGAGGTACGCCGCGCCGAGCTCCTGCGCGCGGTCCAGGTCGACGCCGCCGGCGTCGAGCTGGGCCTGGGCTCCGGCCCGAGCCTGCGCGAGCTGGCCGAGGCGGCCGACGAGCCGTGGAAGACCCTGCTCCTCGAGCACCGCCAGGCGTTCCTGACCGCCACCGCCGAGATCCAGGCGATGGCCGAGGCCAACCGCGACCTGCTCACGAGCGGGTTCCGGGCGGCGCGCGAGGCCCTGCTGTCACTCGGTGACGGGGCCGAGACGTACACCGCGAGCGGCGCCCCCGCAGCCGCCGGTCGCTTCAGTCGCCTCGTCGACGAGGCGATGTGA
- the flgK gene encoding flagellar hook-associated protein FlgK, which translates to MSSTFSGINTAYSALVAQRRALETTGQNVANVNTPGYTRQRANLEAQGGPAVPAMYSKYDGAGDGVKVVGVDRITDTFLQARAQNEAAKLAAQQSVATSLSRIEDVFPEPSDTALGSNLADTWNAWADVANSPGDEAPRSALLQQAHTLTGNINAASKNLSDQWEQQRQELSVTVDEVNVAAKGIAELNLAIRRDTQAGVPANELKDRRDALVDKLASLVGATGRQGEDGVVDVYLGGTAIVRGSDADALRLDGPAKLGDVTASSQLRIVRATDGYPSSVSSGKAAGALETLNSTLPGYSQKLDALASGLASSVNAIWSTGYDLDGNPAAGNFFGSSDGNPVKGSNITVLVTDPRKVAASGDSATRLDNAVANSIAALAGKVDGPDGAYRDLVANLAVESQTAQTRLTTQTSVANKAADSLEAVRGVDTDEEMTNLLAYQRGYEAAARVMNSINSMLDTLINMVGR; encoded by the coding sequence ATGAGCAGCACGTTCAGCGGTATCAACACCGCCTACTCGGCGCTGGTCGCGCAGCGCCGCGCCCTCGAGACGACCGGCCAGAACGTCGCCAACGTCAACACCCCGGGCTACACCCGCCAGCGCGCGAACCTCGAGGCGCAGGGCGGCCCCGCCGTGCCGGCGATGTACTCGAAGTACGACGGCGCGGGCGACGGCGTCAAGGTCGTCGGCGTCGACCGCATCACCGACACGTTCCTGCAGGCCCGCGCCCAGAACGAGGCGGCCAAGCTCGCCGCGCAGCAGTCGGTCGCCACCTCGCTCTCGCGCATCGAGGACGTCTTCCCCGAGCCGTCGGACACGGCGCTCGGGTCGAACCTCGCCGACACGTGGAACGCGTGGGCGGACGTCGCGAACAGCCCCGGCGACGAGGCCCCGCGCAGCGCGCTCCTGCAGCAGGCGCACACGCTGACCGGCAACATCAACGCCGCGTCGAAGAACCTGTCGGACCAGTGGGAGCAGCAGCGCCAGGAGCTGTCGGTCACGGTCGACGAGGTCAACGTGGCCGCGAAGGGGATCGCCGAGCTGAACCTCGCGATCCGCCGCGACACCCAGGCCGGCGTGCCGGCCAACGAGCTCAAGGACCGGCGCGACGCGCTCGTCGACAAGCTGGCGAGCCTGGTCGGCGCGACCGGACGGCAGGGCGAGGACGGTGTCGTCGACGTCTACCTCGGCGGCACCGCGATCGTCCGCGGCTCCGACGCCGACGCGCTGCGCCTCGACGGCCCGGCGAAGCTCGGTGACGTCACGGCCTCCAGCCAGCTGCGCATCGTCCGCGCGACCGACGGCTACCCCTCCTCGGTCAGCAGCGGCAAGGCGGCCGGCGCGCTGGAGACGCTCAACTCGACCCTGCCGGGCTACTCGCAGAAGCTCGACGCCCTGGCGTCGGGCCTCGCCTCCTCGGTCAACGCGATCTGGAGCACGGGCTACGACCTCGACGGCAACCCGGCGGCCGGCAACTTCTTCGGCAGCTCGGACGGCAACCCGGTCAAGGGCTCGAACATCACCGTGCTCGTCACCGACCCGCGCAAGGTCGCGGCGTCGGGCGACTCGGCCACGCGCCTGGACAACGCGGTCGCCAACAGCATCGCGGCGCTCGCCGGCAAGGTCGACGGCCCCGACGGCGCCTACCGCGACCTGGTCGCGAACCTGGCCGTGGAGTCCCAGACCGCGCAGACCCGGCTCACGACGCAGACCTCGGTCGCGAACAAGGCGGCCGACTCCCTCGAGGCGGTCCGCGGGGTCGACACCGACGAGGAGATGACGAACCTGCTCGCCTA